A region from the Candidatus Acidulodesulfobacterium ferriphilum genome encodes:
- a CDS encoding ribonuclease HI family protein, giving the protein MVINVYIDGASRNNPGNAGAGILIGDGTGVAIAELKEYLGITTNNEAEYKALIIALNYLSKMTVSGDIFKIAFFSDSQLLVKQMNGEYSVKSPNILPLYLEAKKILKNRRLDCSFTYISREFNKQADRLANLAIDEALALRSC; this is encoded by the coding sequence ATGGTTATAAATGTGTATATAGACGGAGCTTCAAGGAATAATCCGGGTAATGCCGGAGCAGGAATCCTGATAGGAGACGGGACAGGGGTCGCGATAGCGGAGTTAAAGGAATATCTGGGAATTACAACCAATAACGAGGCAGAATACAAGGCGTTAATAATTGCCTTAAACTATTTAAGTAAAATGACCGTAAGCGGCGATATCTTTAAAATAGCCTTCTTTTCGGACTCGCAACTTTTGGTAAAGCAAATGAACGGAGAATATTCGGTTAAAAGTCCCAATATATTACCTCTTTATCTTGAAGCAAAAAAAATATTAAAGAATAGAAGGTTGGATTGTTCTTTTACATACATTTCAAGAGAGTTTAACAAGCAGGCGGACAGATTGGCAAATTTGGCGATAGATGAAGCGTTAGCCCTGCGGTCATGCTGA
- a CDS encoding elongation factor 4 yields the protein MEIKNIRNFSIIAHIDHGKSTLADRFLDFTGAITEREKVSQFLDNMELERERGITIKAQTVRLNYDYNGVNYALNLIDTPGHVDFSYEVSKSLAACEGALLVVDATQGVEAQTLANVYIASDMNLTIVPVINKIDLPSADPEKTKKEIEEVVGLDAGDAILASAKEGIGIKEILEAIINKIPAPKGDSSAPLKALIFDSWFDAYQGVVALVRIFDGKVVPGNNILLMNSGAYYEVQKVGVYNPYMKELNCLSAGEVGFIIANIKDAGRFKIGDTITLKENPAKNPLSGFKEPKPMVFAGIYPIDANDYPELKDSIEKLKLNDPSFSYEPENSLALGFGFRCGFLGLLHMEIIVERLEREYNLSLISTSPTVLYNIVTKTGEVKSALNPMKFPPSKEIPAQEVDYIEEPFIRANIYVPSEFLGKIINLCVEKRGHQVELKYITKNRVQLIYDLPLSEIVLDFYDQLKSLSKGYASFDYELSGYRQADMIKLEILVNKDPVDALSVIVHKDKAYARGRNIVEKLRTLIPRQLFEVILQAQIGSKIIAREEIKALRKNVLAKCYGGDITRKRKLLEKQKEGKKKMKNIGSVEIPQEAFLSILKV from the coding sequence ATGGAAATCAAAAACATAAGAAATTTTTCTATCATAGCCCATATAGACCACGGGAAATCCACGCTTGCGGACAGATTTTTAGACTTTACCGGAGCAATAACCGAAAGAGAAAAGGTTTCCCAGTTCCTTGATAATATGGAACTTGAACGCGAAAGAGGCATCACCATAAAGGCTCAAACCGTCCGGTTAAATTATGATTATAACGGCGTTAATTATGCTCTTAACCTAATAGACACCCCGGGGCATGTGGATTTTTCTTACGAGGTTTCAAAGTCGTTAGCCGCATGCGAAGGCGCGCTTCTTGTGGTTGATGCCACCCAGGGTGTCGAGGCACAGACGCTTGCTAATGTTTATATTGCTTCCGATATGAACTTAACCATTGTTCCGGTTATAAATAAGATCGATTTGCCCAGCGCGGATCCCGAAAAGACAAAAAAAGAGATAGAGGAGGTTGTCGGTCTTGATGCAGGCGATGCTATTTTGGCAAGCGCTAAAGAAGGCATAGGGATAAAGGAGATACTTGAGGCTATAATAAATAAAATTCCTGCGCCTAAAGGAGACTCGTCCGCCCCCCTCAAGGCTTTAATTTTTGATTCATGGTTCGATGCATATCAGGGTGTTGTTGCGCTTGTCAGGATATTCGACGGGAAAGTTGTTCCGGGGAACAACATACTTCTAATGAATTCAGGCGCTTATTACGAGGTTCAAAAAGTCGGCGTTTACAATCCTTACATGAAAGAACTAAATTGTTTAAGCGCCGGCGAGGTTGGTTTTATTATCGCAAATATAAAAGACGCGGGCAGATTTAAAATCGGGGACACCATTACCTTAAAAGAAAACCCGGCCAAAAATCCGCTTTCGGGTTTTAAAGAACCAAAACCGATGGTATTTGCGGGGATTTATCCGATAGATGCAAACGATTATCCCGAGCTTAAGGATTCCATCGAAAAACTTAAGCTTAACGATCCTTCATTTTCCTATGAGCCCGAGAACTCTCTTGCCTTAGGTTTTGGATTTAGGTGCGGATTTTTGGGGCTTTTGCATATGGAAATAATAGTCGAAAGATTGGAAAGGGAATATAACCTTAGCCTAATATCGACATCCCCCACCGTTCTTTATAATATCGTTACAAAAACAGGGGAAGTAAAATCTGCGCTTAATCCTATGAAATTTCCGCCGTCAAAGGAAATACCCGCGCAGGAGGTGGACTATATCGAAGAGCCGTTTATCAGGGCAAATATTTATGTTCCTTCAGAATTTTTAGGAAAGATAATAAACCTTTGTGTCGAAAAAAGGGGGCATCAGGTTGAGTTAAAGTACATAACAAAAAACAGAGTTCAGCTTATTTATGACCTGCCGCTGTCCGAAATAGTCCTCGATTTTTACGATCAGCTCAAATCATTGTCGAAGGGCTACGCGTCTTTTGATTACGAACTCAGCGGATATAGGCAGGCCGATATGATTAAGCTTGAAATACTTGTTAATAAAGACCCTGTCGATGCGCTTTCCGTTATCGTTCACAAGGATAAGGCTTATGCCCGCGGAAGAAATATCGTGGAAAAGCTAAGAACATTAATACCGAGGCAATTATTCGAGGTTATTCTTCAGGCTCAAATAGGGTCTAAAATTATCGCAAGAGAGGAAATCAAGGCATTAAGAAAGAATGTTCTGGCGAAATGTTACGGCGGGGATATTACAAGGAAAAGAAAACTTTTGGAAAAGCAGAAAGAAGGTAAAAAGAAAATGAAGAACATCGGATCGGTTGAAATTCCGCAGGAGGCATTTCTTTCGATACTTAAGGTTTGA
- the lepB gene encoding signal peptidase I — MSKNTLWDYFKAIVIAIVIALFFRAFVVQAFKIPSGSMEPDLIPGDHILVNKFIYGVHIPFTKAVIPVSHPETGQVIVFKFPYAKKYNLHPGIDFIKRVVGTPGDKVQIINNNVYVNNRLYVCKYAKWASKKLLPAYDSPRDNFGPITVPKGELFVMGDNRDNSLDSRYWGFVPYKDIIGQAFMIYFSWNPKNHFDIYYKRFFKMVPDCPFKYGEGKMQNG, encoded by the coding sequence ATGAGCAAAAATACTTTATGGGACTATTTTAAGGCGATAGTCATAGCGATAGTCATAGCTCTTTTTTTTAGGGCATTCGTGGTGCAGGCGTTTAAAATCCCATCAGGTTCGATGGAACCCGATCTTATACCCGGCGACCATATATTAGTCAACAAGTTTATCTACGGTGTCCATATTCCATTCACAAAGGCCGTTATTCCCGTGTCTCATCCTGAAACAGGTCAGGTCATAGTTTTTAAATTCCCTTACGCAAAAAAATATAATTTACACCCGGGGATAGATTTTATAAAAAGAGTGGTCGGAACGCCCGGGGATAAAGTCCAGATTATCAACAACAACGTTTATGTAAATAATCGTCTGTATGTTTGCAAGTATGCCAAATGGGCATCAAAAAAGCTTTTGCCGGCCTACGATTCCCCGAGGGATAATTTCGGTCCGATAACCGTTCCTAAGGGCGAGCTTTTTGTTATGGGAGATAACAGGGATAACAGCTTAGACTCAAGATATTGGGGTTTTGTGCCGTATAAGGATATAATAGGACAGGCATTTATGATTTATTTTTCATGGAATCCCAAAAATCATTTCGATATTTATTACAAAAGATTTTTCAAGATGGTTCCCGATTGCCCTTTTAAGTACGGGGAAGGCAAGATGCAAAATGGTTAG
- the pyrR gene encoding bifunctional pyr operon transcriptional regulator/uracil phosphoribosyltransferase PyrR produces MVSSDDSKKLDKSLLFDDSATNDILNYFIDSVLKSTPPQTRAAAGGFNNTVIIGIKEGGVPLAGLIRNGIKNRFEIDCEMGYVDMTLYRDDPFAVKKTIKSTELPFDIEDKDIILVDDVISSGRTVRAAIDEIFDFGRPKCIKLAVFIDKGGRELPICPDFVGKKIESGKDEIIHVDILSKEKHVDKIIKK; encoded by the coding sequence ATGGTTAGTTCCGACGATTCTAAAAAATTGGATAAAAGCTTACTTTTTGACGATTCGGCAACAAACGATATTCTGAACTATTTTATAGACTCTGTTTTAAAATCAACCCCGCCGCAGACCCGGGCGGCCGCCGGAGGTTTTAACAATACCGTTATAATCGGCATAAAAGAAGGAGGGGTTCCATTAGCCGGCTTAATAAGAAATGGCATTAAGAACCGCTTTGAAATAGATTGCGAAATGGGTTATGTCGATATGACGCTTTACAGGGACGATCCGTTTGCCGTAAAAAAAACCATAAAATCGACGGAATTGCCCTTTGACATAGAGGATAAAGATATCATTCTGGTTGACGATGTTATAAGCAGCGGAAGAACGGTAAGGGCGGCAATAGACGAAATTTTTGATTTCGGAAGGCCTAAATGTATCAAGCTTGCCGTTTTTATCGATAAAGGGGGAAGGGAGCTGCCTATATGTCCAGACTTTGTCGGGAAAAAAATTGAGTCGGGCAAGGATGAAATAATTCATGTCGATATTTTAAGCAAAGAAAAACATGTTGATAAAATTATTAAAAAATAA
- a CDS encoding aspartate carbamoyltransferase catalytic subunit codes for MSFDKKDLISINDLTKSDIYYFIETAKEFKKISLKDIKKVPTLRGKTVVNLFYEPSTRTRSSFEIAQKRLSADSLNITISQSSVTKGESLKDTILNLESMKPDAFIVRHHESGASYFISKITKASTINAGDGMNEHPTQCLLDIMTIMEEKRNIGSLKVAIIGDIYHSRVARSDIYGLSKLGAEIYLYGPYSLLPRLKDFKDQRNVKIACSMEEAVKNADVIIMLRIQKERASYYFIPSIEEYRNFFKLTPGLLSLASKDVMVLHPGPVNRDVEIAGSIINENKTRILKQVENGVAVRMACLYILLGVKKK; via the coding sequence ATGAGCTTCGATAAAAAAGACCTCATTTCGATTAATGACCTGACAAAATCCGATATTTATTACTTTATAGAAACGGCAAAGGAATTTAAAAAAATATCATTGAAGGATATAAAGAAGGTTCCGACTTTGAGGGGGAAAACCGTCGTGAATCTTTTTTACGAACCTTCTACAAGAACGAGATCATCCTTCGAGATTGCCCAAAAAAGACTTAGCGCGGATTCATTAAACATCACTATTTCACAAAGCTCGGTTACCAAAGGAGAGAGTTTAAAGGACACCATATTAAATTTAGAATCCATGAAACCTGATGCCTTTATTGTAAGGCATCATGAATCGGGGGCATCTTATTTTATATCGAAAATAACAAAAGCCTCAACCATAAATGCGGGTGACGGGATGAATGAACACCCGACCCAATGCCTTTTGGATATTATGACCATAATGGAGGAAAAGAGAAATATCGGTTCCCTTAAGGTTGCAATTATCGGAGATATTTACCATTCAAGGGTGGCAAGGTCCGATATTTACGGATTATCTAAGCTTGGAGCAGAGATTTATTTATACGGCCCGTATTCGCTTTTACCCAGACTTAAAGATTTCAAGGACCAGCGGAATGTAAAAATCGCATGCAGTATGGAAGAAGCGGTTAAAAATGCCGATGTTATAATAATGCTCAGAATTCAAAAGGAAAGGGCAAGTTATTATTTTATACCGTCCATAGAAGAATACAGAAATTTCTTCAAATTAACGCCAGGTTTGTTATCTTTAGCCTCAAAAGATGTTATGGTGCTTCACCCCGGCCCAGTAAACCGCGATGTAGAAATAGCCGGCAGTATAATAAACGAAAATAAAACCCGTATTTTAAAGCAGGTTGAAAATGGGGTGGCGGTGAGGATGGCCTGCCTTTACATTTTGCTCGGTGTAAAAAAAAAATAA
- a CDS encoding dihydroorotase, translating to MRKLIIKNGVVVDPVTKTEVKRDIYIENGAIKDFPQEKTIKGAETLDAKGLVVLPGLIDMHVHLREPGFEYKENIKSGMGAAVAGGFTSICCMPNTNPPNDSKSVNSFLLNRAKSVNLINLFTVGAISKDLKGLSLSNIGELKESGAVAISDDGNPVDDSSLMARALLYAKTFDLPVITHSEDIKLRGKGVMNEGVVSQSLGVAGIPSIVEEIAVARDAMLAKYYEARLHIAHVSTKGSVNIIRQAKKEGANITCETCPHYFTLSEDSLTNYNTNAKMNPPLRTKDDIAAIKEALLDGTIDVIASDHAPHSEDEKDTTLIEAPFGIIGLQTSLPLTLKLYREKRLTLTDIARLMSLNPASILNLGSRGAIKNGFIGDITVVDINKKWTFTKDKIKSLSKNSPFIDMDFIGLPLYIVVNANLIKAN from the coding sequence ATGCGAAAACTTATAATAAAAAACGGGGTGGTCGTCGATCCCGTTACTAAAACGGAAGTTAAAAGGGATATTTATATAGAAAACGGCGCTATCAAAGACTTTCCGCAGGAAAAGACTATAAAAGGCGCCGAAACATTAGATGCAAAGGGTTTAGTCGTTTTGCCGGGGCTTATAGATATGCATGTCCATTTAAGGGAGCCCGGTTTCGAATATAAGGAAAATATTAAGTCGGGAATGGGGGCGGCGGTAGCGGGCGGATTTACATCAATCTGCTGTATGCCGAATACCAATCCTCCAAACGATTCTAAATCCGTAAATAGTTTTTTATTAAACAGGGCAAAATCCGTTAATCTGATTAATCTTTTTACCGTCGGCGCTATATCGAAAGATTTAAAAGGGTTATCCCTGTCTAATATCGGCGAATTAAAAGAATCGGGAGCCGTTGCGATAAGCGACGACGGAAATCCGGTAGATGACAGCTCGCTTATGGCAAGAGCGCTTTTATATGCCAAAACATTCGATTTACCCGTTATAACCCACAGCGAGGATATAAAACTGCGCGGTAAAGGAGTAATGAACGAGGGTGTGGTTTCTCAAAGCCTTGGAGTTGCGGGAATTCCAAGCATTGTCGAAGAAATAGCCGTGGCAAGGGATGCGATGCTCGCTAAATATTATGAAGCAAGGCTTCATATAGCCCATGTTTCAACTAAAGGTTCGGTTAATATAATAAGACAGGCGAAAAAGGAAGGCGCAAATATTACATGCGAAACATGCCCGCACTATTTTACCCTTTCCGAAGACTCGCTGACAAACTATAATACCAATGCGAAAATGAATCCGCCTCTAAGGACAAAGGACGATATTGCCGCCATTAAAGAGGCGCTGTTAGACGGGACAATCGATGTTATAGCTTCGGATCACGCCCCGCATAGCGAAGACGAAAAAGATACGACGCTGATCGAAGCCCCGTTTGGAATTATAGGTCTTCAAACATCGCTTCCGTTAACATTAAAGTTATACAGGGAAAAAAGGCTGACGCTGACGGATATAGCAAGGCTTATGTCTTTAAATCCTGCAAGCATTTTGAACCTGGGCAGCAGGGGGGCTATAAAAAACGGATTTATCGGAGATATCACCGTTGTGGATATTAATAAAAAGTGGACATTCACAAAGGATAAAATTAAATCGCTAAGTAAAAATTCTCCTTTTATCGATATGGATTTTATCGGACTTCCGTTATATATCGTCGTTAACGCCAATTTAATTAAAGCAAATTAA